A section of the Branchiostoma lanceolatum isolate klBraLanc5 chromosome 19, klBraLanc5.hap2, whole genome shotgun sequence genome encodes:
- the LOC136425815 gene encoding galactosylceramide sulfotransferase-like yields SGEPRAIWETAVSQPPLGGSVSQAATFESPQKNHSVETPRQCAPRKKFFFIKTHKTGSSSVTNLLQRYALYHRLAVMLQLRAQGAPWAGRLHPNLGCTSSQRTESTTLSSTTRDTTKPGWSLCFLRTPPTYMFLTDLEREFTTVMILEYFDESLVLLRRLMCWQIKDILYDKTPKKLQSYSYKDYKPSDKERAN; encoded by the exons TCTGGAGAACCCCGGGCAATCTGGGAAACTGCAGTATCTCAGCCGCCGCTAGGTGGCAGTGTTTCTCAAGCTGCAACGTTTGAATCGCCCCAGAAGAATCACAGTGTCGAGACACCAAGGCAATGCGCACCTCGGAAAAAATTCTTTTTTATCAAGACGCACAAGACAGGCTCTTCAAGCGTCACCAACCTCCTCCAACGGTACGCTCTGTACCACAGACTAGCTGTCATGCTACAACTACGTGCACAGGGTGCTCCCTGGGCTGGCCGACTTCACCCCAACCTGGGATGTACCTCAAGTCAAAGAACAGAAAGTACAACGCTATCGTCCACCACACGAGATACAACAAAACCTGGATGGAGTCTATGTTTCCTCCGGACACCGCCTACAT ATAT GTTTCTGACAGACTTGGAACGAGAATTCACAACAGTAATGATCTTAGAATACTTCGACGAATCGCTGGTGCTGTTACGAAGGCTAATGTGTTGGCAAATAAAAGACATTCTTTACGACAAAACACCGAAGAAACTGCAGTCATATTCGTACAAAGACTATAAACCCTCCGATAAAGAGAGGGCAAATTAG
- the LOC136425685 gene encoding uncharacterized protein: MSLWEARLGGRVNIAVKVMELALGIVAWAVLATVHNTYWWGVWWGQHYVMAACVTCWLMTLVLMVLAGSGKFSNDTLNLVYGVLAAIAYVAAAVIQCWNANRNYRYNYTVYERHIISASFAVGAAVLYCADIILTLKLCKCVCIIR; the protein is encoded by the exons ATGTCATTGTGGGAGGCTCGACTTGGAGGGAGAGTCAACATTGCTGTCAAGGTTATGGAGTTG GCTCTCGGTATTGTAGCCTGGGCGGTTCTGGCGACAGTCCATAACACGTACTGGTGGGGTGTGTGGTGGGGACAGCATTACGTCATGGCGGCCTGTGTGACGTGCTGGCTCATGACGCTCGTCCTGATGGTGCTGGCTGGGTCGGGAAAATTCTCCAACGACACTCTG AACTTGGTGTACGGAGTTCTGGCCGCCATCGCCTATGTCGCCGCCGCAGTGATCCAGTGTTGGAACGCCAACCGAAACTACAGATACAACTACACCGTGTATGAAAGACACATCATCTCTGCT TCCTTTGCGGTCGGAGCCGCCGTGCTGTACTGTGCTGACATCATCCTGACGCTGAAGCTGTGCAAGTGTGTGTGCATCATTAGATAA